A stretch of the Rosa rugosa chromosome 5, drRosRugo1.1, whole genome shotgun sequence genome encodes the following:
- the LOC133713124 gene encoding pentatricopeptide repeat-containing protein At4g14050, mitochondrial, with protein sequence MNASVSHYLHQLKLCARSQTSSTAKKLHAQIIKAALHLCPPLPNTLLDVYGKCGLVGDALHLFDEMPHRDHVSWASLLTAHNQASLPHRTLSMFRIMYESDSLLPDHFVFASVVKACSSLGAIRQGKQVHARFMLSQFCEDDVVKSSLVDMYAKCGLPDNARAVFDSISKRSVVSWTAMISGYARSGRKSDAMEMFEKLPVKSLFSWTALISGLVQSGNGVDALYLFIEMRRERVDIVDPLVLSSTVGACANLAVLELGKQVHGLVIGLGYGSCLFISNALVDMYAKCSDILAAKDIFGGMQQKDVVSWTSIIVGAAQHGRAEEALTLYDGMVGAGIKPNEVTFVGLIYACSHVGFVSKGRAIFRSMIEDYGIRPCLQHYTCFLDLLSRSGHLSEALNVINSMPFEPDEPTWAALLSACKQHGDTQMGIRVADHLLSLNPEDPSSYILLSNVYAGAGMWENVAKVRKLMTAREVKKNPGYSSIDIGKESQVFYAGETSHPMKDEIFDLLKELDAEMRKRGYVPDSSFVLHDMEQQEKEKQLFWHSERLALAYGLLKAVPGTPIRIVKNLRVCGDCHTVLKLISSIVKRDIIVRDATRYHHFSKGECSCNDFW encoded by the coding sequence ATGAATGCCAGTGTCTCTCACTATCTACACCAACTAAAGCTCTGCGCAAGAAGCCAGACATCTTCCACAGCCAAGAAACTCCACGCCCAAATCATCAAAGCAGCACTACATCTCTGCCCGCCCTTACCCAACACCCTCTTAGACGTCTACGGCAAATGCGGTCTCGTCGGAGACGCACTCCACCTGTTCGACGAAATGCCTCACAGAGACCACGTCTCATGGGCTTCACTTCTCACGGCACACAACCAAGCCAGCCTCCCCCACCGGACTCTCTCCATGTTCCGCATTATGTATGAGTCGGACTCTTTGCTGCCGGACCATTTTGTTTTTGCTAGTGTTGTCAAGGCTTGCTCTAGCTTGGGAGCTATTAGGCAAGGCAAGCAAGTTCATGCACGCTTTATGTTATCGCAGTTTTGCGAGGATGATGTTGTTAAGTCGTCTCTTGTTGATATGTATGCGAAATGTGGCTTGCCTGATAATGCTCGTGCGGTTTTTGATTCGATTTCAAAGAGGAGTGTGGTTTCTTGGACTGCAATGATTTCCGGGTATGCTAGAAGTGGAAGGAAATCGGATGCAATGGAAATGTTTGAGAAGCTGCCGGTGAAGAGTTTGTTTTCGTGGACTGCTTTGATATCCGGGTTGGTGCAAAGTGGAAATGGTGTTGATGCACTGTACTTGTTTATTGAAATGAGAAGAGAAAGGGTTGATATAGTGGATCCGTTGGTTCTTTCGAGCACTGTTGGAGCTTGTGCTAATTTGGCAGTCTTGGAGCTTGGAAAGCAGGTTCATGGCCTGGTTATTGGTCTTGGGTATGGGTCGTGCTTGTTTATTAGTAATGCACTGGTGGATATGTATGCAAAATGTAGTGACATTTTAGCTGCGAAGGATATTTTCGGTGGAATGCAACAAAAAGATGTAGTTTCTTGGACTTCCATAATTGTTGGGGCGGCTCAGCATGGGCGAGCTGAGGAAGCATTGACTTTATATGATGGCATGGTTGGAGCTGGAATTAAGCCTAATGAAGTTACATTTGTTGGACTGATTTATGCTTGTAGTCATGTTGGTTTCGTTAGCAAAGGACGTGCCATTTTCAGATCTATGATTGAAGATTATGGAATTCGTCCCTGTCTGCAGCACTATACATGTTTCTTGGATCTTCTTAGTCGCTCTGGACATCTTAGTGAAGCTTTGAATGTTATTAATTCAATGCCGTTTGAGCCTGATGAACCCACTTGGGCAGCTTTACTAAGTGCTTGCAAGCAGCATGGAGATACCCAAATGGGTATCAGGGTTGCTGATCATCTTTTAAGCTTAAACCCAGAAGATCCTTCAAGTTATATACTGTTATCTAATGTCTACGCTGGTGCTGGTATGTGGGAAAATGTAGCAAAAGTGAGAAAGTTGATGACAGCGAGAGAAGTTAAGAAGAATCCAGGTTACAGTTCCATCGACATTGGAAAGGAAAGCCAAGTGTTTTATGCTGGAGAGACATCTCATCCTATGAAGGATGAGATATTCGATTTGCTTAAAGAGTTGGATGCAGAGATGAGGAAAAGAGGCTATGTTCCCGACAGTAGCTTTGTTTTACATGACATGGAGCAGCAAGAGAAAGAAAAGCAGCTGTTTTGGCATAGTGAGAGGCTGGCATTGGCTTATGGGCTTCTGAAGGCTGTTCCAGGGACACCTATCCGGATAGTGAAAAATCTTCGTGTTTGCGGAGATTGTCACACGGTATTGAAACTCATAAGCAGTATTGTGAAGAGGGACATCATTGTTAGAGATGCCACTAGATACCACCATTTTAGTAAAGGAGAATGTTCATGCAATGACTTTTGGTAA